One stretch of Nocardia fluminea DNA includes these proteins:
- a CDS encoding WYL domain-containing protein — protein MSIVNACRDRDGLRFDYRDHHEHGSTRAVEPHRLVFINRKWYLVAYDLDRADCVSANTEVKCSSAAVMARQVRGRAGARSFY, from the coding sequence ATGTCGATCGTCAACGCCTGCCGCGACCGCGACGGATTGCGTTTCGACTACCGCGACCACCACGAGCACGGCAGCACTCGCGCGGTCGAGCCGCATCGGCTGGTCTTCATCAACCGCAAGTGGTACCTGGTCGCCTACGACCTTGACCGCGCCGACTGTGTTTCGGCGAACACCGAGGTGAAGTGTTCGAGTGCCGCGGTGATGGCCAGACAGGTCAGGGGAAGAGCAGGTGCTCGAAGCTTTTACTAG
- a CDS encoding helix-turn-helix transcriptional regulator: protein MHSTPGSAGGYRLEPGARLPPLLFDDEEAVAVALALRTSPSGTVAGLDEPSIRASVKLEQILPSRLRHRLATIAATPCRRPDRDPKSKSRC, encoded by the coding sequence ATGCATTCGACACCGGGCAGCGCGGGCGGCTATCGACTCGAACCGGGCGCGCGACTGCCGCCGCTGCTGTTCGACGACGAGGAAGCCGTCGCCGTCGCCCTCGCACTGCGCACCAGCCCCAGCGGCACCGTCGCCGGCCTTGACGAGCCGTCGATTCGAGCCTCGGTCAAACTCGAACAGATCCTGCCGTCGCGGCTGCGGCACCGCCTCGCGACGATCGCCGCTACACCTTGCCGTCGACCGGATCGGGACCCAAAGTCGAAGTCGCGGTGTTGA
- a CDS encoding CHAT domain-containing protein → MAVELSDDAPDKARCLSMLHEALGKLFEETGNRQWIDEAIDIGRRYLSMARAKSSDQLTGMSNLIGTLRRRFDGFGDLRDLDEAIMTGHAALTPVPNDPAVLAEISSGLGAALIRRAQITGADADIAEGIAALRAAAAADLADSDRARYRVNLAIALYSEFSRTGAREDLDAAIDTVRTAPESIDDHVRIGVLDTLGGLLFIRSQRYGSEEDLSESIRLHREVLTGTGESPKTAHLGNFALALGMRFRRRGDVADLDESIQMARRVVAQTTGPDSARAQALAILSSALGDRFDYEGAIDALNEAIDLAKQAVALAGEGNYRVQDYLGSLSVMLQQRYERNGSLSDIDAAVAASERAVGLLFRGKATSPGHLTMYGKALRLRFDRTGDRPDIDAAVQQGRAAVESAPVGSVGRPGYFSNLGLAYAVRFDRFGDRADLDRSIEAARESVGSTRTDDRHMVRGLSNLGNALRSRAEIADCTGDLDEAIEVGVQAVAILEQSTVDGYEHPDLAAVRSNLGTALADHFARTGDRADGETAVATFRAAAIAPAAAPNVRLGAAARWARTATAAGDAEQAHTAYRTAVHQYSRVVLRGLDRADGEQQAERWTGLAGEAAAQALSIGKVDAAVAILEQGRAILWSHLFTDRDDLTELRRLQPTLADQVESAMRIVNGEDGRLSDESSEPAVAKQPLDRVAAAMRLDQLAESIRDEIPGFETFLATPSIDDLRPAEPDTVVVMVNIAPQRCDAIAVDTSSARPIPLSTMTAEDVERWVEAYLGAMAEYDRALEQVAIARAQVEEHPDLRSRFRYTDANRALQSSIMAVESTLVDICESLWDHIAVPVLRRLGVMTNRPQGVPPPRLWWCPTGKLALLPLHAAGRHDRSAQTTCVADHVVSSYTPTLRALRQHRRAPTVRSDDDQAELLIVSVPSPLGSDHLAGAAIEVDRLRSRFGDRCTVIEGANATVETVLAALPRYRWVHFSCHGDQELSDPATGGLELVGRRLSIAAISESRYRGEFAYLSACKTATGGIRVPDEIVTTAAALHYCGYQHVIATLWSVPDDIATEIADSVYSTLRTADYFTPAQSARAVHSAVARIRANPNASLRDWLPFIHIGP, encoded by the coding sequence ATGGCCGTGGAATTGAGTGACGACGCGCCCGACAAGGCCCGCTGTCTGTCGATGCTGCACGAAGCTCTCGGAAAGCTGTTCGAGGAGACCGGCAATCGCCAGTGGATCGACGAAGCCATCGACATTGGCAGGCGGTACTTGTCGATGGCACGGGCGAAGTCGAGCGATCAACTGACAGGCATGTCGAATCTCATCGGCACACTACGCAGAAGATTCGACGGCTTCGGTGATCTCCGCGACCTCGACGAGGCGATCATGACAGGACACGCCGCGTTGACACCTGTTCCAAACGATCCCGCCGTTCTCGCCGAGATTTCCAGCGGTCTCGGTGCGGCGTTGATCCGTAGAGCACAGATCACGGGGGCAGACGCCGACATTGCCGAGGGCATCGCGGCCCTGCGCGCCGCAGCGGCCGCAGACCTCGCAGACTCTGACCGCGCCCGATACCGGGTCAATCTGGCCATCGCGCTGTACAGCGAATTCAGTCGTACCGGCGCGCGGGAAGATCTCGACGCAGCCATCGATACGGTGCGGACGGCACCGGAATCCATCGATGACCACGTCCGTATCGGCGTTTTGGACACGCTCGGCGGGTTACTCTTCATCCGGTCCCAGCGGTATGGAAGCGAAGAAGACCTCAGCGAGTCGATCCGACTGCATCGCGAGGTCCTCACGGGCACCGGAGAATCCCCGAAAACAGCGCACCTCGGAAATTTTGCGCTTGCACTCGGAATGCGGTTCCGACGTCGCGGCGATGTCGCGGACCTCGACGAGTCGATCCAAATGGCCCGCCGAGTCGTGGCGCAGACAACCGGTCCCGACAGCGCGCGCGCCCAGGCCCTCGCGATCCTGTCCAGTGCCCTGGGGGACCGGTTCGACTACGAGGGCGCCATCGACGCGCTGAACGAGGCCATAGATCTCGCCAAGCAGGCCGTCGCCCTGGCGGGGGAAGGCAACTACCGGGTGCAGGACTACCTCGGCAGTCTTTCGGTCATGCTCCAACAACGCTACGAGCGGAACGGGAGCCTGTCCGATATCGACGCGGCGGTGGCTGCTTCGGAGCGCGCCGTCGGCCTCTTGTTCCGGGGCAAGGCGACTTCGCCCGGTCATCTGACAATGTATGGCAAGGCATTACGGTTGCGATTCGACCGCACCGGGGATCGACCTGATATTGATGCAGCGGTCCAACAGGGTCGCGCGGCAGTCGAGAGCGCGCCGGTCGGATCCGTCGGTCGGCCGGGCTATTTCTCCAACCTGGGGTTGGCTTACGCGGTCCGATTCGACAGATTCGGCGACAGAGCGGATTTGGACAGATCCATCGAGGCCGCCAGGGAATCGGTCGGGTCGACACGGACCGATGACCGCCACATGGTGCGTGGACTGTCCAATCTCGGCAATGCTCTTCGGAGCAGGGCCGAAATCGCTGACTGTACCGGTGATCTCGACGAGGCGATCGAGGTCGGCGTGCAGGCGGTGGCGATCCTCGAACAGAGCACCGTCGACGGATACGAACACCCCGATCTGGCCGCAGTTCGCTCCAATCTCGGCACCGCGTTGGCCGATCACTTTGCGCGGACCGGTGATCGCGCCGATGGCGAAACGGCGGTCGCTACCTTCCGGGCGGCGGCGATCGCCCCGGCCGCGGCACCGAATGTCCGGCTGGGTGCGGCAGCGCGATGGGCCCGAACGGCGACAGCCGCAGGCGACGCCGAACAAGCACATACGGCGTACCGCACCGCCGTCCACCAGTACTCGAGGGTCGTCCTGCGCGGCCTGGATCGTGCCGACGGCGAGCAGCAGGCGGAACGTTGGACAGGACTTGCGGGCGAGGCCGCAGCCCAAGCCCTGTCCATTGGAAAGGTCGACGCGGCTGTCGCTATCCTTGAGCAGGGGCGCGCCATACTGTGGTCACATCTGTTCACTGATCGCGACGACCTCACCGAATTACGAAGACTCCAGCCGACTCTCGCCGATCAAGTGGAGTCCGCGATGCGGATCGTGAACGGCGAGGACGGTCGATTGTCAGACGAATCGAGCGAGCCCGCCGTCGCGAAACAGCCCCTCGACCGAGTCGCCGCGGCCATGCGACTCGATCAGCTCGCCGAGTCCATCCGCGACGAGATCCCGGGTTTCGAGACCTTCCTGGCAACACCGAGCATCGATGATCTGCGCCCTGCGGAGCCGGACACCGTCGTCGTCATGGTCAACATCGCGCCGCAACGCTGTGACGCTATCGCCGTCGACACTTCCAGCGCGCGACCGATTCCCTTGTCGACCATGACCGCAGAAGATGTCGAGCGCTGGGTCGAGGCGTACCTTGGCGCGATGGCGGAGTACGACCGAGCGCTCGAACAGGTGGCGATCGCTCGGGCACAGGTTGAAGAACACCCCGACCTGCGGTCGCGGTTCCGCTACACCGACGCGAACCGAGCGCTGCAATCATCCATCATGGCCGTCGAGAGCACGCTGGTCGATATCTGCGAATCACTCTGGGACCACATCGCGGTGCCGGTGTTGAGGCGTTTGGGCGTGATGACCAACCGTCCACAGGGAGTACCGCCGCCGAGGCTCTGGTGGTGCCCCACGGGCAAACTCGCACTGCTTCCTCTGCACGCCGCCGGTCGACACGATCGTTCAGCACAGACGACGTGTGTGGCCGATCATGTCGTCTCGTCCTACACCCCGACCCTGCGCGCCCTTCGACAGCATCGGCGAGCCCCCACCGTCAGATCAGACGACGACCAGGCCGAATTGCTCATCGTATCGGTGCCGAGTCCGCTCGGGTCCGATCATCTCGCGGGAGCAGCGATCGAGGTCGACCGACTGCGGAGCCGCTTCGGCGACCGATGCACCGTCATCGAGGGGGCGAACGCGACGGTCGAAACCGTCCTGGCCGCCCTGCCCCGATATCGCTGGGTACACTTCAGTTGCCATGGCGATCAGGAACTCTCGGATCCGGCCACCGGCGGTCTCGAACTCGTCGGCCGTCGACTCTCCATCGCCGCGATCAGCGAATCCCGATACCGAGGCGAGTTCGCCTATCTGTCGGCCTGCAAGACCGCGACAGGCGGTATCCGAGTGCCCGACGAGATCGTGACGACAGCCGCCGCGCTGCACTACTGCGGCTACCAGCATGTGATCGCAACGCTGTGGTCGGTTCCCGATGACATCGCCACCGAAATCGCCGACAGCGTCTACTCGACCCTTCGGACCGCCGACTACTTCACACCCGCACAATCCGCCCGCGCGGTGCACTCCGCCGTCGCCCGAATACGCGCGAACCCGAACGCATCGCTTCGCGATTGGTTGCCGTTCATCCACATCGGCCCCTGA
- a CDS encoding tetratricopeptide repeat protein — protein sequence MSVGRDQFVQVTQEAPAPPRPRIAFGLPADPRAFLGRDRELRQILDAATVGPGRVVSIRAIDGMPGVGKTTLALHAAHLLADRFPDGRYMVELHAHTPGQPAADPSEVLAGLLIELGIDPRNLPDSLVGRRDLWRDRLADRKVLVILDDAADHAQITPLLPSGAECLTLITSRRRLVALDDAVPLPLDVLDPDTAATLFTNLAHRELTGSDRGAVAEIVRLCGYLPLAIVLLAGRLAHHPTWTVTGLATDFVATRDRLAHLHGGHREVRAAFDMSYHDLPPHHARLLRYLGVYPGPDIDVDAAAALADIPTGTALTALDALYTDHLIEETRPGRYRLHDLVGEYARTLADTDPPEPAGNTVAVDRLLDYYQATATAANRWVARRPTPTTDTPPPEPPGPVRDFDGEVAALSWLRVERANLLACLAHAVTDDPPHTVALTNALSGLLDRDGPWTLAAELYGRALTTARRTTDRLGEATTLTNLGLVRANTADYAEATDLHQRAQALYREIGNRLGEATTLTNLGNVRERTGDYAEANDLYQRAQALFWELGNRLGEASTLTNLGNVRMYTGDYGQATDLYQRAQALYREIGNRLGEATTLNNLGLMRENTGDYAQATDLYQRAQALYREIGNRLGEATTLNSLGNVRERTGNYAQATDLHQQALTLHRELGHRLGEASTLTNLGNVREKTGDYAQATDLQQQALTLHREIGNRFGEAAALTSLGLVRERTGDYAQATDLQQQALTLHRELGDRFGEAAALTNLGLVREKTGDYAQATDLHQQALTLFRELGNRLGEASTLTNLGNVRMYTGDYAQATDLQQQALILFREIGHRFGEAEVLNAIGTMLLETDQPGQALDRFTGAAEAARAINSQHEQARALEGTARCRVALGAPDTAVVELREAVEIYRRLAVPEAAAAAAYLATLDDPNPPPQQ from the coding sequence GTGTCCGTCGGTCGTGACCAGTTTGTTCAGGTCACCCAGGAAGCACCCGCACCGCCGCGGCCGCGGATCGCTTTCGGTCTTCCTGCCGATCCGCGGGCATTCCTGGGTCGTGACCGCGAGTTACGGCAGATCCTGGACGCCGCCACGGTCGGGCCGGGCCGGGTGGTGTCGATCCGCGCGATCGACGGTATGCCCGGGGTCGGGAAGACCACGCTGGCCCTGCACGCCGCCCATTTGTTGGCCGACCGGTTCCCCGACGGCCGCTACATGGTCGAACTGCACGCCCACACCCCCGGCCAACCAGCGGCGGATCCCTCGGAGGTGTTGGCCGGGCTGTTGATCGAGCTGGGCATCGACCCCCGCAACCTTCCCGACAGCCTGGTCGGGCGCCGTGATCTGTGGCGCGACCGGCTCGCCGACCGGAAAGTCCTGGTGATCCTCGACGACGCGGCCGATCACGCGCAGATCACGCCACTGCTGCCCAGCGGAGCCGAGTGCCTGACCCTGATCACCAGCCGCCGGCGTCTGGTCGCGCTCGACGACGCGGTCCCGCTGCCGCTGGACGTGCTCGACCCCGACACCGCCGCCACCTTGTTCACCAACCTGGCCCACCGCGAGCTCACCGGGTCCGACCGCGGCGCGGTCGCCGAGATCGTTCGGTTGTGCGGTTACCTGCCCTTGGCGATCGTGCTGCTGGCCGGGCGCCTGGCCCACCACCCCACCTGGACGGTCACCGGGCTGGCCACCGACTTTGTCGCCACCCGTGACCGGCTGGCCCACCTGCACGGCGGGCACCGCGAAGTCCGCGCCGCGTTCGACATGTCCTACCACGACCTGCCCCCGCACCACGCTCGCCTTCTGCGATATCTGGGCGTGTATCCCGGCCCCGACATCGACGTCGACGCCGCCGCCGCGCTGGCCGACATTCCCACCGGCACCGCACTGACCGCACTCGACGCCCTCTACACCGACCACCTCATCGAGGAAACCCGACCCGGCCGTTACCGGTTGCACGACCTCGTGGGCGAGTACGCCCGCACCCTCGCCGACACCGATCCGCCCGAGCCCGCAGGCAACACTGTGGCCGTCGATCGGCTGCTCGACTACTACCAAGCCACCGCGACCGCCGCCAACCGGTGGGTCGCCCGCCGACCCACACCCACCACCGACACCCCACCCCCCGAACCTCCCGGACCGGTCCGCGATTTCGATGGCGAGGTGGCGGCGTTGAGCTGGCTGCGGGTCGAGCGCGCCAACCTGCTGGCCTGCCTCGCCCACGCCGTTACTGACGACCCCCCGCACACGGTCGCGCTCACCAACGCGCTGTCCGGTCTGCTCGATCGCGACGGCCCCTGGACACTGGCCGCCGAACTCTACGGCCGCGCCCTCACCACCGCCCGCCGGACCACCGACCGACTCGGCGAAGCCACCACCCTCACCAACCTCGGCCTCGTGCGCGCGAACACCGCGGACTACGCCGAGGCCACCGACCTCCACCAGCGGGCGCAGGCCCTGTACCGCGAGATCGGCAACCGACTCGGCGAAGCCACCACCCTCACCAACCTCGGCAACGTGCGCGAGAGGACCGGGGACTACGCCGAAGCCAACGACCTATACCAGCGGGCGCAGGCCCTGTTCTGGGAACTCGGCAACCGACTCGGCGAAGCCAGCACCCTCACCAACCTCGGCAACGTGCGGATGTACACCGGGGACTACGGCCAGGCCACCGACCTATACCAGCGGGCGCAGGCCCTGTACCGCGAGATCGGCAACCGACTCGGCGAAGCCACCACCCTCAACAACCTCGGCCTTATGCGCGAGAACACCGGGGACTACGCCCAGGCCACCGACCTATACCAGCGGGCGCAGGCCCTGTACCGCGAGATCGGCAACCGACTCGGCGAAGCCACCACCCTCAACAGCCTCGGCAACGTGCGCGAGAGGACCGGGAACTACGCCCAGGCCACCGACCTCCACCAGCAGGCACTGACACTGCACCGAGAACTCGGCCACCGACTCGGCGAAGCCAGCACCCTCACCAACCTCGGCAACGTGCGCGAGAAGACCGGGGACTACGCCCAGGCCACCGACCTCCAGCAGCAGGCACTGACACTGCACCGGGAGATCGGCAACCGATTCGGCGAAGCCGCTGCTCTCACCAGCCTCGGCCTCGTGCGCGAGAGGACCGGGGACTATGCCCAGGCCACCGACCTCCAGCAGCAGGCACTGACACTGCACCGGGAACTCGGCGACCGATTCGGCGAAGCCGCTGCTCTCACCAACCTCGGCCTCGTGCGCGAGAAGACCGGGGACTACGCCCAGGCCACCGACCTCCACCAGCAGGCACTGACACTGTTCCGAGAACTCGGCAACCGACTCGGCGAAGCCAGCACCCTCACCAACCTCGGCAACGTGCGCATGTACACCGGGGACTACGCCCAGGCCACCGACCTCCAGCAGCAGGCACTGATACTGTTCCGGGAGATCGGCCACCGATTCGGCGAAGCCGAGGTGTTGAACGCGATCGGGACGATGCTGCTGGAAACCGACCAACCGGGGCAGGCGTTGGACAGGTTCACCGGGGCAGCCGAGGCGGCGAGGGCGATCAACAGCCAACATGAGCAGGCGCGGGCGCTGGAAGGAACCGCCCGTTGCAGGGTCGCCCTCGGCGCACCGGACACGGCCGTCGTCGAACTGCGGGAAGCCGTCGAAATCTACCGGCGCCTCGCCGTACCCGAAGCCGCGGCTGCGGCCGCCTATCTTGCCACACTGGACGACCCCAACCCACCCCCACAGCAGTGA
- the xerD gene encoding site-specific tyrosine recombinase XerD → MLEREIDAYLDHLAVERGAARNTLGAYRRDLARYRTFLAGRGVESLGAVAQGDVAEFTMALRAGGDDHPALAAGSVARALIAVRGLHRFAAAEGITDTDVAHAVKPPAPGRRLPKALPYDQVLRLLESVGGETEGSDGGPRGLRDRALLELLYSTGARISEMVGLDVDDIDAEQRCVVLHGKGGKQRLVPIGRPALAAVDAYLVRGRPALAASGKGSGGALFLNNRGGRLSRQSAWQVLQTAAERAGIGATVSPHTLRHSFATHLLDGGADVRVVQELLGHASVTTTQIYTLVTVSTLREVWATAHPRAT, encoded by the coding sequence GTGCTCGAGCGGGAGATAGACGCCTATCTCGACCATCTCGCGGTCGAGCGCGGAGCCGCGCGCAACACCCTCGGCGCCTACCGTCGCGACCTCGCCCGCTACCGGACCTTCTTGGCCGGGCGCGGGGTGGAATCACTGGGCGCGGTGGCTCAGGGCGATGTCGCCGAATTCACCATGGCATTGCGCGCGGGCGGCGACGATCATCCCGCGCTGGCCGCGGGTTCGGTGGCAAGGGCGCTGATCGCGGTCCGCGGACTGCACCGGTTCGCCGCCGCCGAGGGCATCACCGATACCGATGTGGCGCACGCGGTGAAACCACCCGCGCCGGGTCGCCGGTTGCCCAAAGCGCTGCCCTACGACCAGGTTCTGCGACTTCTCGAATCGGTGGGTGGGGAAACGGAGGGTTCCGACGGCGGCCCGCGCGGACTGCGTGACCGGGCACTGCTGGAACTGCTGTACTCCACGGGCGCGCGTATTTCGGAAATGGTGGGACTCGACGTCGACGACATCGATGCCGAGCAACGCTGCGTGGTCTTGCACGGCAAGGGTGGCAAACAGCGCCTGGTTCCGATCGGGCGCCCGGCCCTCGCGGCCGTCGACGCGTACCTGGTGCGTGGTCGCCCCGCTCTCGCCGCGAGTGGGAAAGGTTCCGGCGGAGCCCTTTTCCTCAACAACCGCGGCGGCAGACTGTCGCGGCAGAGCGCGTGGCAGGTCCTGCAGACCGCCGCCGAACGCGCCGGCATCGGGGCGACGGTGTCACCGCACACCCTGCGCCACTCCTTCGCCACCCACCTGCTCGACGGCGGCGCCGATGTGCGGGTGGTGCAGGAGCTGCTGGGCCACGCCTCGGTGACCACGACCCAGATCTACACCCTCGTGACGGTGAGCACCCTGCGTGAAGTGTGGGCCACAGCCCATCCCCGTGCGACGTGA
- a CDS encoding CTP synthase gives MGHQRNQAKSATKHIFVSGGVASSLGKGLTASSLGQLLTARGMRVTMQKLDPYLNVDPGTMNPFQHGEVFVTEDGAETDLDVGHYERFLDRDLTMDANVTTGQIYSTVIAKERRGEYLGDTVQVIPHITDEIKSRILAMQGPDLEGHVPDVVITEIGGTVGDIESQPFLEAARQIRHDVGRDNVFFLHVSLVPYLAPSGELKTKPTQHSVAALRNIGIQPDALILRCDREVPQGLKNKIALMCDVDVEACISTPDAPSIYDIPKVLHSEGLDAYVVRKLGLPFRDVDWAVWGDLLDRVHAPRETVEVALVGKYVDLPDAYLSVTEALRAGGFAHRAKVNIRWVPSDECETEVGAQAALRDVDAVLIPGGFGIRGIEGKLGAIGYARRRGIPLLGLCLGLQCVVIEAARSVGIADANSAEFEPGTKNPVISTMADQEDVVAGEADLGGTMRLGAYPATLKKGSVVAQAYGTENVSERHRHRFEVNNSYRDAIAKSGLVFSGTSPDGHLVEFVEYPASVHPFFVATQAHPELKSRPTRPHPLFAALINAALKYKLAERLPVDFPEEELAEQAPAEA, from the coding sequence GTGGGTCATCAACGGAATCAGGCTAAAAGTGCCACCAAGCACATCTTCGTGAGCGGTGGCGTCGCCTCCTCATTGGGTAAGGGTCTCACCGCCTCCAGCCTCGGTCAGCTCCTGACCGCGCGCGGTATGCGGGTGACGATGCAGAAGCTCGACCCGTATCTCAATGTCGATCCGGGCACCATGAACCCGTTCCAGCACGGCGAGGTGTTCGTCACCGAAGACGGCGCCGAGACCGATCTGGACGTGGGTCATTACGAGCGCTTCCTCGATCGCGATCTGACGATGGACGCGAATGTGACCACCGGCCAGATCTATTCGACGGTGATCGCCAAGGAACGCCGCGGCGAGTATCTGGGCGATACGGTGCAGGTCATTCCGCACATCACCGACGAGATCAAGAGCCGCATCCTGGCGATGCAGGGTCCTGATCTCGAGGGGCATGTGCCGGATGTGGTGATCACCGAGATCGGTGGCACCGTCGGTGACATCGAGTCGCAGCCGTTCCTCGAGGCGGCCCGCCAGATCCGCCACGACGTGGGTCGTGACAACGTGTTCTTCCTGCATGTGTCGCTGGTGCCGTATCTGGCGCCCTCGGGTGAGCTCAAGACGAAGCCGACGCAGCATTCGGTGGCCGCGCTGCGCAATATCGGTATCCAGCCCGACGCGTTGATCCTGCGTTGCGACCGTGAGGTCCCGCAGGGTCTGAAGAACAAGATCGCGCTGATGTGCGACGTCGATGTGGAGGCGTGCATTTCCACGCCGGACGCGCCGTCGATCTACGACATCCCGAAGGTGCTGCACAGCGAGGGCCTCGATGCCTATGTGGTGCGCAAGCTGGGGCTGCCGTTCCGCGATGTGGACTGGGCGGTGTGGGGCGATCTGCTCGATCGTGTGCATGCCCCGCGCGAGACCGTCGAGGTGGCGCTGGTCGGCAAGTACGTCGATCTGCCCGATGCCTACCTGTCGGTGACCGAGGCGCTGCGTGCGGGCGGTTTCGCCCATCGCGCCAAGGTGAACATCCGCTGGGTACCGTCGGACGAGTGCGAGACCGAGGTGGGCGCGCAGGCGGCATTGCGTGACGTCGACGCGGTGCTGATCCCGGGTGGGTTCGGTATCCGCGGTATCGAGGGCAAACTCGGTGCGATCGGCTATGCCCGCCGTCGCGGTATCCCGCTGCTCGGCCTGTGTCTCGGTTTGCAGTGCGTGGTCATCGAGGCGGCGCGTTCGGTCGGTATCGCCGACGCGAACTCGGCCGAGTTCGAGCCCGGCACCAAGAACCCGGTCATCTCGACCATGGCCGATCAGGAAGACGTTGTCGCCGGCGAAGCCGATCTGGGCGGCACCATGCGACTGGGCGCCTACCCCGCCACGTTGAAGAAGGGCTCGGTCGTCGCGCAGGCCTACGGCACCGAGAACGTGTCCGAGCGGCACCGGCACCGGTTCGAGGTGAACAACTCCTACCGCGACGCCATCGCGAAGAGCGGGCTGGTCTTCTCGGGTACCTCGCCCGACGGGCACCTGGTGGAGTTCGTCGAGTACCCGGCGTCGGTGCATCCGTTCTTCGTCGCCACCCAGGCGCATCCGGAGCTCAAGAGCCGTCCGACCCGGCCGCATCCGCTGTTCGCGGCGCTGATCAACGCGGCGTTGAAATACAAACTGGCCGAACGCCTTCCCGTAGACTTCCCGGAGGAAGAGCTCGCGGAGCAGGCCCCCGCGGAAGCCTAG
- a CDS encoding SDR family oxidoreductase — protein sequence MNETDTVQADKTQAGRTAVVTGGGRGIGAAIVRRLAADGASVVFSYRDDTDAADRLVKQIRADGGSVWAVKADQADRDAVIRLFDEADRRFAGSAGPGLNVLVVNAGTVSTCAIDEVSEDDYERIMAVNTKGAFFTLQQAFPRLRDHARVVAVSTMSTVYASGGESVYAASKAAVEQFIRVAAKELGPRGITANTIAPGPTDTDLLRAAVPEEARQAVAHMTPLGRLAQPSDIAEVAAFLIGPDSGWITGQNIPANGGLV from the coding sequence ATGAATGAAACCGACACAGTGCAGGCGGACAAGACACAAGCGGGCAGAACGGCGGTGGTGACCGGCGGCGGGCGCGGGATCGGCGCGGCGATCGTGCGGCGGCTGGCCGCGGACGGGGCTTCTGTGGTGTTCAGCTATCGAGACGACACCGACGCCGCCGACCGACTGGTGAAGCAGATCCGAGCCGACGGCGGATCGGTGTGGGCGGTGAAGGCCGACCAGGCCGACCGCGACGCGGTTATTCGCTTGTTCGACGAGGCCGACCGCCGGTTCGCAGGCAGCGCCGGGCCAGGCCTGAACGTGCTGGTCGTCAACGCGGGCACGGTATCGACCTGCGCGATAGATGAGGTCAGCGAAGACGACTACGAGCGGATCATGGCCGTCAATACCAAGGGCGCGTTCTTCACACTTCAGCAGGCTTTCCCCCGCCTACGCGACCATGCACGCGTCGTCGCGGTATCGACGATGAGCACCGTGTATGCCTCGGGCGGGGAATCGGTGTACGCCGCGAGCAAAGCCGCGGTCGAACAGTTCATCCGCGTCGCCGCTAAGGAACTCGGCCCACGCGGTATCACCGCCAACACCATCGCACCCGGACCCACCGACACCGACCTGCTTCGCGCCGCAGTGCCCGAGGAGGCACGCCAGGCCGTCGCCCACATGACCCCGCTCGGGCGTCTGGCTCAACCGTCAGACATTGCCGAGGTCGCCGCGTTCCTCATTGGACCCGACAGCGGATGGATCACAGGCCAGAACATCCCGGCGAACGGCGGGCTCGTCTGA
- a CDS encoding NUDIX domain-containing protein, whose protein sequence is MSEPGSHDFETVSSRVLYSGAILALRQDQVRMPDGRVAEREVIEHHGAVAVLALDDDGNVVLIRQYRHPIGTRLLELPAGLLDIDGEDPLTAAKRELAEETGLAAARWSVLVDVALSPGFTDEALRVFFATGLSATDRPDPEHEEADLELVRMPLAEAVRAALAGEIVNATAVAGVLAYASAEASGAPLRAPDAPWPGQPAKFLRRKAAEAHGKHA, encoded by the coding sequence ATGAGCGAGCCCGGTAGTCACGACTTCGAGACGGTGTCGAGCCGGGTGCTCTACAGCGGCGCGATCCTGGCCCTGCGCCAGGATCAGGTCAGGATGCCGGACGGACGGGTCGCCGAGCGTGAGGTGATCGAGCATCACGGTGCCGTCGCGGTGCTCGCGCTCGACGACGACGGCAATGTGGTGCTGATCCGGCAGTACCGGCATCCGATCGGTACCCGGCTGCTGGAGCTGCCCGCCGGGTTGCTCGATATCGACGGTGAGGACCCGCTCACCGCGGCCAAGCGTGAGCTGGCCGAGGAGACGGGCCTCGCCGCCGCGCGGTGGTCGGTGCTGGTGGATGTGGCGTTGTCGCCGGGGTTCACCGACGAGGCGCTGCGGGTGTTCTTCGCGACCGGTCTCAGCGCCACCGACCGGCCCGATCCCGAGCACGAGGAAGCCGACCTCGAGCTGGTGCGGATGCCGCTGGCCGAGGCGGTGCGGGCCGCGCTGGCGGGGGAGATCGTGAACGCGACCGCTGTGGCCGGGGTGCTCGCCTATGCCTCGGCCGAGGCGAGCGGGGCGCCGTTGCGCGCACCCGATGCGCCGTGGCCCGGCCAGCCGGCGAAGTTCTTGCGGCGCAAAGCCGCCGAGGCGCACGGCAAGCACGCGTGA